Proteins co-encoded in one Astatotilapia calliptera chromosome 18, fAstCal1.2, whole genome shotgun sequence genomic window:
- the LOC113010220 gene encoding tripartite motif-containing protein 16-like isoform X1 — MSPPVCIYTMCPRVLLAGSSVFFPASFCVVSLHLHFRFQFCVVLVFSSLGFTSCWPPLPVPRCPWSHIALDFITGLPPSSVSDQHSPALQHYQQQEQKQPPKQQHCTPSDLHYEDGCNQHVLELAGPIHSSNTCCSDQTSFYIKEEVKLTQSLTLLGEMAQKSVQLDRETFSCSICLDLLKNPVTLPCGHSYCMKCIESFWDEEEKKKIYSCPQCRQTFTARPVLVKSTMLAVLVEQLKKTGLQAAPADHCYAGPEDVACDFCTGRKIKAFKSCLFCLASYCEKHLQPHYDVAPLKKHKLVEPSKKLQENICSRHDEVMKMFCRTDQQSICYLCPVDEHKGHDTVSAAAERTERQRELEVSRQNIQQRIQDREKDVKLLQQEVEAINQSADQTVEHSEKIFTELIHLIQKRSSDVKQQIRSQQETEVSRVKELQEKLEQEITELKRKDAELKQLSHTEDHIQFLHNYPSLSALSESTDSSSINIRPLSYFEDVTAAVSEVRDKLQDILREEWTNISLTVTEVDVSLSDPPEPKTRAGFLKYSCEITLDPNTANKQLLLSEGNRKATFMKQQQSYSDHPDRFTVWRQVLSRESLTGRCYWEVEWRGGVYVAVAYKNISRKGDECRFGYNDKSWSLNCNNNSFTFWYNNIKTRVSGPRSSRVGVYLDHRAGILSFYSVSETMTLLHRVQTTFTQPLYAGLRLYCYGDTAELIKVK, encoded by the exons ATGTCTCcccctgtgtgtatttatactaTGTGTCCTCGTGTGCTCCTCGCCGGttcatctgtgttttttcctgcaTCATTCTGTGTCGTCTCCCTGCATCTCCATTTTAGGTTTCAGTTCTGTGTTGTGTtagttttttccagtttaggtttcacCTCCTGCTGGCCTCCGTTGCCCGTTCCTAGATGCCCCTGGTCTCATATCGCACTGGACTTCATCACTGGTCTCCCACCATCCTCAG tctcagatcaacacagccctgccctccagcactatcagcagcaaGAGCAGAAGCAACCCCccaaacagcaacattgtaccccATCAG ATCTACATTATGAAGATGGGTGTAACCAACATGTGTTAGAGCTGGCAGGCCCCATTCACAGCAGCAACACTTGTTGTTCAGATCAGACCAGTTTCTATATTAAGGAA GAAGTGAAActcacacagtcactgacactgTTGGGTGAAATGGCGCAGAAAAGTGTTCAGCTGGACCGAGAAACCTTCTCTTGTTCGAtctgtttggatctactgaagAATCCAGTGACTCttccctgtggacacagctactgcatgAAGTGTATTGAAAGCTTCTGGgatgaagaggaaaagaagaaaatctacagctgccctcagtgcagACAGACTTTCACAGCGAGGCCTGTCCTGGTGAAAAGCACCATGTTAGCAGTTTtagtggagcagctgaagaagactggactccaagctgctcctgctgatcactgctatgctggacctgaagatgtggcctgtgatttctgcactggaagaaaaataaaagccttcaaGTCCTGTTTATTCTGTCTGGCAtcttactgtgagaaacacctTCAGCCTCATTATGATGTGGCtccattaaagaaacacaagctggtggagccctccaagaagctccaggagaacatctgctctcgtcatgatgaggtgatgaagatgttctgccgtactgatcagcagagtatctgttatctctgccctgtggatgaacataaaggccacgacacagtctcagctgcagcagaaaggactgagaggcagagagagctggaggtgagtcgacaaaacatccagcagagaatccaggacagagagaaagatgtgaagctgcttcaacaggaggtggaggccatcaatcagtctgctgatcaaacagtggagcacagtgagaagatcttcactgagctgatccatctcatccagaaaagaagctctgatgtgaagcagcagatcagatcccagcaggaaactgaagtgagtcgagtcaaagagcttcaggagaagctggagcaggagatcactgagctgaagaggaaagatgctgagctgaagcagctctcacacacagaggatcacatccagtttctacacaactacccctcactgtcagcactcagtgagtctacagactcatccagcatcaatatccgtcctctgagctactttgaggatgtgacagcagctgtgtcagaggtcagagataaactacaggacattctgagagaggaatggacaaacatctcactgacagtcactgaagtggatgttTCACTGTCAGATCCAccagagccaaagaccagagctggattcttaaaatattcatgtgaaatcacactggatccaaacacagcaaacaaacagctgttattatcagaggggaacagaaaagcaacatttatgaaacaacaacagtcttattctgatcatccagacagattcactGTCTGGCGTCAGGTCCTGAGTAGAGAGAGTCTGACTggacgttgttactgggaggtggagtggagagggGGAGTTTATGTAGCAGTCGCATACAAGAATATCAGCAGAAAAGGAGATGAATGTAGATTTGGATATAATGACAAATCTTGGTCATTAAATTGTAACAACaacagttttacattttggtACAACAACATTAAAACTCGTGTCTC